In a genomic window of Phaenicophaeus curvirostris isolate KB17595 chromosome Z, BPBGC_Pcur_1.0, whole genome shotgun sequence:
- the ZNF131 gene encoding zinc finger protein 131 isoform X3: MKTHSTESYKCDICNKRYLRESALKQHLTCYHLDEGGASKKQRPGKKIHICQYCDKQFDHFGHFKEHLRKHTGEKPFECPNCHERFARNSTLKCHMTACQSGAGAKKGRKKLYECQVCNSVFNSWDQFKDHLVIHTGDKPNHCTLCDLWFMQGSELRRHLKEIHSISERIMTEEVLPVEAEPVTSMTIIEQVEQVHVLPVIQVQVDPAQVTVEQMHQDLIQDNQVKGTQMDELQEQVQISYLEVEHIQTEQGAEVHVEQLHVEHVNQIQVEEIQAELTDGADLEQVEYGSVNQGEAEEKEPNQVDDAAKEDHVQAEDLKTQQLVDTQNEKVDD; encoded by the exons ATGAAAACACACTCTACTGAGAGTTACAAGTGTGACATATGCAATAAAAGGTACCTGCGAGAGAGTGCTCTGAAACAGCACCTCACCTGTTACCACCTTGATGAAGGTGGGGCTAGCAAGAAGCAAAGACCTggcaaaaaaatacacatatgcCAGTACTGTGATAAGCAGTTTGACCACTTCGGACATTTTAAAGAGCACCTCCGGAAGCACACAG GTGAAAAACCGTTTGAATGTCCAAACTGCCATGAACGTTTTGCTAGGAATAGCACACTCAAATGTCACATGACGGCCTGTCAGTCTGGAGCTGGAGCtaaaaaggggagaaagaagcTGTATGAATGTCAG gtttgtAACAGTGTGTTTAACAGCTGGGATCAATTCAAAGATCACCTGGTGATACACACAGGTGACAAACCCAACCACTGCACCTTATGTGATTTGTGGTTTATGCAAGGCAGCGAGCTGAGAAGGCATCTCAAAGAAATACATAGTATTTCAGAACGAATAATGACAGAAGAGGTTCTTCCAGTGGAAGCTGAACCAGTTACTTCAATGACTATAATAGAACAAGTGGAGCAAGTCCATGTCCTACCAGTAATTCAGGTACAAGTGGATCCTGCACAGGTAACTGTGGAACAGATGCACCAGGATCTCATACAGGACAATCAAGTGAAAGGCACACAGATGGATGAACTGCAGGAGCAGGTGCAAATCAGTTACTTGGAAGTAGAACACATTCAGACTGAACAAGGGGCTGAAGTGCATGTGGAGCAGTTACATGTTGAGCACGTAAATCAAATACAGGTGGAAGAGATACAGGCAGAACTTACAGATGGAGCGGACCTTGAACAAGTAGAATATGGGAGTGTCAAtcaaggagaagcagaagaaaaggaaccTAATCAAGTAGATGATGCAGCTAAGGAAGATCATGTACAAGCTGAAGACTTAAAAACTCAACAATTAGTGGACACGCAAAATGAAAAGGTGGATGACTAG